CCCAATAGTATCAGAAATGCCAACAGGCTGAAAATCCATTCTATAAAAGTGATGAACACCCCTCTTTCATAGGACCTGAAATGCTGCAGTCCGCCTAAGCCCCGTCTGTAAAACCTTCTTCTGGAAATCACATACCTGATGGCCAATCCTATTACCACCATCAACCATCCAAACAATTTAAAATCTTCCATAAACCGGCCTATCAGTGGCTGCGCGCGCAGCCTGTTTAAAACTAATTTCTTATTAATTTAATAATTTCTTCAAAACCCTCAAAGTTTTAAATTAAAAAAAACGATTTAAAAAAGGGGAGGGGGAGGCCCTCCCTTTTCTAAATTTGCATTTTCCGATCATTCCTTCAATTCAGGACCAAAGCATCTGAACCTGATTTTGCAAAGGCTTCACAGAGATCAAAGGCTTTCTGTGATCTTACCTGTCCCGTGCCTCCAAGTAAAAGGGATTTAAGTTTGGACTCTCCGTCCCTGTACTTCCTGATATTCTGGTAATAACCCGTAACCGCATTGTATGCCCCGAAAACCGTTCCTTTGGTGGTTTCTGCCTGTTGGCTGGGATTGGAAAAGGCATATTCATAAACCTCATTACAGGTATTTTTGAACAGGGTCGAGAGTTCATCATCATTTCCTGCCTTTAGGTTCCCAAGGGTTTCCCTGTTGGGACACATGGCAAGCTGAATGAGTTTTTTTACTTCAGGATCGCTGATCCTGACTTTTGCCCACCTGTTGAAAATCCCTTCCAACTGGTCAGAGAAAATATTGCTCATGCCCATGACCCTATGGGCCGTTTCAAGCCTTTCCTTTGCGCCTGAGGTGTGGCGGATCCTTATGGCGTTGCTTTTGTTTTTCAGCGCAGCGTTCAGGGTATTGTTGCAGACTATCCTGATGGGGGTAAATGCTGCGGTGATGCTCCCGCTACCATCGTGGCTGGTGGTCAGGAAAAGGTATTTTTCAATGATATCATCAGTGCCCACACGGATGTAATCGGGAAGTTTGGCAGTGATGAAAATCCTTTCCCCATTGCCGAGCGCTCCCGCTGTTTCATAGAGTATGCCCTCACCGCCCACAATACTGTCAAAGAATGCAAATGCATCGGTATTCTGTACCACCTGATAATCCTTTCCAACTACGCCCAATACTGCATGGCTGTCCATGCGCATGGTTGCAAAGTGGGTATGGATTAGGATATCTTTTTCCTGTGGGATGCCCTCTGATTCCTGTGGGACTGGTCCTGTGAACAAAGGTGTTTTTGCCACCTCAAAATCAAGTCCTGCAAACTGAATGGCCTCTTTGCTGGTGGGGTAGTCCGAAACTACCTGTCCGAGTCCGTGCCATGCTTTTTCCTTTACCGAAAAGAAACTGTGTTTGCCTGTGATATGGTCTTTATGAATGTTATGTGCCATGATTTTTGAAATTTAAATGTGATGGATAATTGATTGATCAGAATGGGAGGTCGTCTTTGGCTTCCTCCAATGAAATTCCTGTGGAATCCTCAGAAATCCTTTCCAGCGGCCTGTCACCAAGGGGATCCTGTTTTCTCGACCCTGCGAGCAATTTGATGTTGTTGACATGAAAATTGAGCCTTCCCACAGGGTTTCCTTCCCTGTCTATGTAGGCATCCGCATCAAGCCTCCCGAAGAGTTCCACCAGTGCGCCTTTTTTGAGAATTTTAGCTACTCCAGCACTGATCCAATAGGAGCAGCTTACAAAGCTTGTCAGCTCCATTGTTTCCCCGGATTTGGTCCGGTACCTGTCATTGATTGCCATGCGGAAGTTGACTACTTTCCTTCCGTCCTTGAGTTCGGCGGTCTCTGCATCCGCCGTCAGTCTTCCAGTGATTACCATAATAAATGTGATTTTGGTTAAACATTTGTTCTGCTTCTCCTTTCCTGTAGTCCTCCATAAAAAACACTGTTTTTTAAAAGAAAAACGGGAAAAAAGAAAGCAAAGAGACAGGTGTCCGGCAACAGCCAAAAGGAAACGGAATAAGTCCCGAAGGGTGCACGGACCGAGGAACGAGGGGCGGGCATTATGCCGTAGTCTTTTGGCCCCTATAAAAAATCAATACAATCCGGACACCACTTTAGCTGCCTTTTTATCCGTTTTGTCTTAAAAAAAAGTAGCAACAGCTGCAATACATTATCACTCTAATTTAATTTCCTTTAAAACGAAGTTTCAACGCACTTTGAAAGGATCCTCGATGCCCCAACCCTTTCTGAATAGATTGCAAAATTCATTTTTAATTGTTTAGGTTTGTGAAAAAAAATTAAATGAAAAAGTTATTGTTTTCACTTTTGGCATTTGGATGTTTTTCTTCCTGTGATTGTTTTCTAAAGGTTGAAGAAAACCCTGTTGTTGAAATTTCACCTGATGATCTGCCCGAAGAGGTCATCTATGTAAGGGAATCAAGTATTGAAGTAAAACCTGCTTTCTCTTGGGACATGCATACAGAGGGTGAAGTACGATACACTGAAGGAACTATTCTAGGTCTGTCAGGTGAAGAAAGATTTTTCCTTTCCGGAGAAAGATTTAGCAGTAGCATTAATTATGCATGTGCCAATAGCAAGGTAAATGGAAAAGAAATGTGTGGCACTAGACTTCCGGATTGTGACTACTCAGATTTCATTTTGAACGGATCATGGGATATCAACGGGGAAGTCCAGACCCCGAGTAATTTTGAATGGGAATTCATAGACCTCGCAAAAACCAAAAAATTCATCCTCAAGTTTGATCAGCTTCCAAAGCCTGCAAAAATTACAGAATATGATGAAAATTTGTATAGCAGCCAATTGAATAGCATCAGAATTCAAAAGGAATCAGAACTTGATTCGGTCTTTTTCCAGTTGGTTGTAATTCCCAAAAGTAATTTGGATTCAGAAAATCTAAGGAATTTCAGAATGACAAATTATAGAATACTGCCCATAGACAATCAGTTTGAAATTCATGGAGAGGATTTATTTCACCATAATTTAAATAAGCCTACTGATAAGGATTCTGTGTTTATCAATGTAGTAACAGTAAAAAGAATAGTCAAAGAAATCAATGGCAAGCTAATAGGATTCACCTATTATGTGAATGACCCTAAACCTATTGTCATCAAATAGGATTTTCTTCGTACACTATTCCTTTAATTTCTTCGCCAAAATCTCTCTGTCCCACAGTTCAACATAATTGGCTTCAGCCAATTTCTGGGCGGCTTTGGTATATTTACTTGTGGTAATCACTAAAGCAAGGTCACATTTGTAATATTTGACAGAAGCCACAACCTGTTGGATTGCATCATTTCCAATTGTCCCCATATATCTTTTTGCCTGCACACTGGTTTTTTCCCCAAGTTTTGTCAGGATCAGATCACATCCCTGGTCATTTGAAATTTTGGTGGTAGTGACTAAAAATCCCCGTCTTTCAAAAAATGTTTTTAAAAAACGCTCAAATTCTACTCCGGTCATTTTATCCAAATCTTCTATCTGAGTTTTTCCCAAGGCAGGATTTTTTACCTTCAATTTAGATTCCAGCCTTTCCAATTTGATTTTATTACTTATTTCCTCCAGAAATTTCAGCATAGACTTTTCTGACGAGTAGTAGTAAGATTTATCATTTAGATACCTCTTGACCAAATCTTTCTTTTGGATATAATCATCACCCAAATAATCCAAAATTACCCTTGCAATATTTTCCTCAGATCTGACTTTTGAGGAGGCAATTTTTTTTTCGAATATCCTGTATTCGGTTTCAGCCAATTCACTTGCCAGATATTTACCGAATTTTGAAGAGTTGATTTTTGAAAACTGCTTTTTTTCAATAATAGCCTTAAGTTTCCCAATCTCTTCAAAAATCCTATCAGAATTATTTTGCCAATCAATTAACTTTACTCGTATATTTTCAACATTCAATTCCTGGAAATTCTGTTCAATGAATTTTCGGATGAGTTTTTCGTTTGAATCGCTTAGATACATTTTCATTTTTTTTAGCTGGACAAGATAAATCTTTCAATAAAATAAACTAAAGCCTCGGTTAAAAATACTTTTCAAGTTGAGGTGGAAAAACTTTTATAAATACAAAAATCTAATTGAACTACATGATCCAAATTCCTTTAAAGCATTTCAACTGATAAAATTAAAAAACCACTTTTATCAGGGCTTCCCTGCCCATTTCTTAAAATCCCTGGCCCTTTTCTGACTAACAATTACAGCACTGTCAAAATCCGGCTTTATTTCCAGTCTGAGTTTTCCGAATTCTATTGTTTCATAATGGCTGCATGCACTGATGTTGATGATGACTTGTCTGTTTGCCCTGAAAAATTCAGTTCCGGGAAGTTTATGCTGCATCTCATCCAAAGTATGGCTGATCATAAAATCCTGACCTGAGAAAGTGCGCAGGTAATTATACTGGCCTTTGTGAAAGATGTAAGCAATCTCCTCATGGCTGATAGGTATATTCCTTCCGGATTTATGTACCCAAATAAATGGCTTGATGTGTTCCTGCCCATCGTCAGCCAACAGCTTGTTTACCAGATAGGCGATAACCAGTACCAGGTTTATAATAAACAAAAGAAGAAAGGAAACTGGAAATTTTATCACCAAAAACCCCGATTCCCTGATCCCTGTTTCAAGGAGATAATGTACAAAAGCTGTTAGGACATACACCAGAAATGCGGGTAGAACCAATGCCAAAACAATTTGGTAAAATATCCTTTCAAGGAATTTTTCTCTCCAATCATAGAAACGGTTGAGATTACTGTCAATCCATGCAACATAAACAACAACAACAAAGGCTGCCGTACCTATAAGTGCAAGAGAAAAAAAATAATCTTTGCTCAGGATCAATTCCAGTAGGTTTCTTTCTTCTCCAATGCTTATGATCAGGTGGGCTGAAATGATGGAAGCATAAAGTATTGAAAAGAATCCGGGGCTGAACTTGTTATTCGGAGAAGCGATGGAATTGACCATGGGAATTTGGTTTAAAAGATTTTAAAAAAGCCAGTTAGGTGTTCAATGAATGAAAACAGTGTGTAGATTAAAGCTCTTCCGACAAAACCGGGTGATTGTCGTATCGAGTGTTTACCTCAATAATACGTTATTACGAATAATTTACCAAAAACGATTAAAAATAAGGTTGTTTGGTAAATTTAGGCCAATAATATGTAAAAAGCATAAATATATATGGATAATTCAATTTTTGACGTTAAGGAGAAACTTGAAAATCACTGAATAAATGAGTCTATACTTCAGTGGGCTATCATCATACCTGAGTACTTTTTTTTGGTATTCCGCTATTGTTCAAGATTCTTCCACCTAATCGTTAAGGTTAAATATTTTAAATTGTCTTGATATCCAAAATCCTGATTTCCACCAATTAGACCTTTGGAATAAGAACGTGTTATGGAAGAATATATCAAAGCACTTCATGACAAAATGAAAGAATCCATAAGGATCTCCAGTCTGACTGCCGCTAACGGTATACAGTCTGCCCATGCCTCCCTTGAAGCAGTCCGGGAGATACTTTCAGAATTGTACACTTTTATGGACACTCAGGATTTCTTTGATAAAGAAATAGAAGTTAGGTTTTATAAAGAATTATTGCCCCAGTTCCGCTCGGAACAGTTTTACTATGAAGACCTCGTCTTTATAGAAACCAACAGACCCCTTGGAACCAAGAAACAGACCATCAGGTATTTTTCAGGACTGCTGAAGGAAAAGGAGCTTTTTTTCAGAAGAAACAATTTCCTGTACAGGTATTATTGTTTGGGAAGGAACGACCTGGACGAAGAGCTGTTTTCAAAAAAAGAAACACAGTTGTTTAGGTCCCCGCTATTTGGAACCGAAAAGGAATATCTGTCGGACTGCAGCACTACACTTTCCCTGATCATGGCCAATGAAAGGATTTCTGCATTCCTCAAAAAAAGTATCAGGGAGCTTGAAACAGGAAAGAATGAAACTTCAGTCCCCAAATCCCATATGCTGTGGACGGATTCCAAGGCGGCCCTGATCGAACTTGCCTATGCCCTTCACAGCAGGGGTTCGGTCAATCAGGGCAAAAGCGATGTGAAATCCATCATCCAGATACTAGAAGAAACCTTCAATGTGGAAACTGGGAATTTTTACAGGACCTTTCAGAGCATGCGCATCCGTAAAAAAAACCGGACTGTTTACCTGGACAACCTGAAGGACAGTCTGGAAAAACGAATGGATGAGGCGGATATGGAATAATCCTAGATTTAGAATGTTGATCAATTTTTAATTTTCAAGTTCAAACCAGAATTTTTTTCGATTTTATTTTTGGTAGCTACCACCGCAGTGTAAAAACCCCAAGCCCCATCTTCCCAAATTTGCTTAAGTCAAATGTAAAACAGTTGTCATATGCTTGAAGCAATCAGTTGGAAGGAATACCTCATGGGTACAGGCATAGTTGCCCTTGGCTATTATGCGGTGGTGATTTCCATCTATTATAAAAATGATGTTCGCACCCTGTTGTCAGGCAGATTTCCGGATCAGGCCGAAAAGAAAGGGAAAGTGGATTGGTCTGAAGAAGGGTCGAAAGATCCGATGGAAGAACTTGAAACAGTGGTGTCGGATATTAGGAGCATCCTGGAGGGGGCAGGCAAAAATGCAGAAAAGGCGGAAATTCTGGAAAGAACAGGCCGGATACTGCAAAACTATTCAGGGTTTCGGGAGCCTGCCTACCGGGTTGCTATCAGGAATTTCCTCATACAGCATTCCGAGGAAATCTGCGGTCTGGATTTCTCTGACGGTGAACTGGAAGCATACTGGGAACACAAGGGTTGAACAGGCTGGGGCAGTGAAGCATGATATGGAGCGAATGGAAGGTGCACTGTTCCGGCCCTGCTCCCGGCCTTTATCTTTTTTGGGTACCGTGCCGGGAGCATTTTCTAAAAAAATAACAAACAATCAAAACAATAACACAAATGAAAGGAAGAAAGAAAATAGGATTCATGGCAGTAATGCTTTTGATGCTGCTGTTTGTGGTCAGTGAAGCACAGGCGCAGGACGGACTTGCGGGGATCAATGAGGCCAACAGGCAGGTAAGGAGTTATTTTCTGGCAGGTACAAACCTGATGTACGGAGTAGGCGCTTTGCTTGGCCTTATCGGTGCGGTAAAGGTTTACCAGAAATGGAATGCAGGTGATCCTGATACGGGAAAAGTTGCTGCGGCATGGTTTGGAAGCTGCGTGTTTTTAGTGGTAGTGGCCACGGTCATCAGTTCATTCTTCGGTATCTGATGAATATCAGGGACAGGTTGACAGGCCTTTTCAGGAAATACATCGCCGAAAACAATCCTGACCTGATAGTCAGGATGGAAGGCAATGAATCCATGAAACGCTATATATCTGATAAGGTCAGCACTTCAATGGTACTGGCCAAAACGCTGAAAGAGCAGGGGAGTACGGACACTGAAATTCTGGATACCTGTCTGGAATCAATGGTCAGTGATCTCAAGCCCTCCAAATTCCGCTTTGTCAAAGATTTAATGGAAAAGAACTTCAAAAAGAAGTACGACCAACTGACTGAGACTGGTGTCCTGACTTATGAGATCATCAACATCATTGAAAACCATGACCATCTTTTTGAGAAGCATGGATTCAGGGAAAAGAAAGGGAACAATATCCAATTGGAGTCTGAGTTTACCGCAGTTCTGTTTGACAGGTTTGAAAACACTTGACCCGTGGCAGTAAGCATATACAAGATCAATAAAGGTGTCAACAAGAGCATTGAGTTCAAAGGATTGAAGGCACAGTATATCTGGTACCTGGGAGGCGGAGTCATTGCATTGATGATTCTTTTTGCAGGGATGTACCTGATAGGGATCAATCAATGGATTTGTATAACCATCATTTCAGTTCTTGGAGTATTTCTGGTCATGAAAATCTATGCAATGAGCTCAAAATACGGGGAATACGGAATGATGAAAATGTTGGCCCGGAAAAGCTTACCTAATTCGCTCAGATGCAGAGGTAGAGAGGATTTTATCCAGTAAGGAAATGAAATGGATTGAGGAAGATGAAAGGAAAATAATGCAGTAATGGAAAAGTGGTTAAAGGAAATATTGCCGATTATGACTGTCGAAAACGGATGTCTGCTCTCCAAACAGGGAGATGTGACAAGATCATTCGACTTGGAGCTACCCGAGCTGTTCACATTGAGTGACAGAGATTACGAAGCTTTCCATCAGGCATGGGTCAAGGCTTTGAAGGTGATGCCAAGACATTCTGTTTTCCATAAGCAGGATTGGTTTGTCAATACCGGCCATCAGGGGGATTTTGGAAAAAACCCAGGATTTCTTTCTCGGAGCAGCGAACGCCATTTCCATGAAAGGCCATACCTGGATCACCACTGCCATGTCTTTCTGACCAAAAAACCGGCAGATAGGAAAGTGGGAAGCAGCATGTTTTCAAGTCTGATCAGGGGAAACCTGATACCAGTTGATGTGCTGGATGCCGTATCGGTCCAGGAATTCCTTGATTCCTGTGGTCAGTTCCAGAGAATCTTGGAGGACAGCGGATTTGTGAAACTAAAAGCTTTTGGGGACAGTGACATTCTGAGCAGTAAGGAAAATGCCGGACTGGTGGAAAAGTATTGCAGCCTGCAGGAACATGAAAAGGAAAGGTTTGTCTATGACATCAGCCTGAAGGACACCCTGCGTATAGGAAACAAAATCTGCAGGCTGTTTACCTTGGGGGAGGCAGATGAGCTCCCATTACTCTGCGGCAGCAGGATAGATTATGACAGGTACTGCACCGACAGGACAAGGTTCAGTGTGGGTTTTGCATCCACCCTGGGGCAGTTGCTCCCCTGTAACCATATTTACAATCAGTATATTTTTCTGGATGATCCTGCCCAGACCATCAAAAAACTGGAAAGCAAGAGACTGAGACTTCAGTCCCTTGCTGCCTATAGTAGGGAAAACCTTATAGCCAGAGATGCCGCCAATGATTTTCTCAATGAGGCCATCGGGGAACAGCGTCTACCGGTCAAAGCCCATTTCAATGTCCTTACTTGGACCGAAGAAAAGGAGCAATTGAAAGAAAT
This window of the Aquiflexum balticum DSM 16537 genome carries:
- a CDS encoding DUF4133 domain-containing protein; amino-acid sequence: MAVSIYKINKGVNKSIEFKGLKAQYIWYLGGGVIALMILFAGMYLIGINQWICITIISVLGVFLVMKIYAMSSKYGEYGMMKMLARKSLPNSLRCRGREDFIQ
- a CDS encoding DUF932 domain-containing protein — protein: MAHNIHKDHITGKHSFFSVKEKAWHGLGQVVSDYPTSKEAIQFAGLDFEVAKTPLFTGPVPQESEGIPQEKDILIHTHFATMRMDSHAVLGVVGKDYQVVQNTDAFAFFDSIVGGEGILYETAGALGNGERIFITAKLPDYIRVGTDDIIEKYLFLTTSHDGSGSITAAFTPIRIVCNNTLNAALKNKSNAIRIRHTSGAKERLETAHRVMGMSNIFSDQLEGIFNRWAKVRISDPEVKKLIQLAMCPNRETLGNLKAGNDDELSTLFKNTCNEVYEYAFSNPSQQAETTKGTVFGAYNAVTGYYQNIRKYRDGESKLKSLLLGGTGQVRSQKAFDLCEAFAKSGSDALVLN
- a CDS encoding RteC domain-containing protein, whose product is MEEYIKALHDKMKESIRISSLTAANGIQSAHASLEAVREILSELYTFMDTQDFFDKEIEVRFYKELLPQFRSEQFYYEDLVFIETNRPLGTKKQTIRYFSGLLKEKELFFRRNNFLYRYYCLGRNDLDEELFSKKETQLFRSPLFGTEKEYLSDCSTTLSLIMANERISAFLKKSIRELETGKNETSVPKSHMLWTDSKAALIELAYALHSRGSVNQGKSDVKSIIQILEETFNVETGNFYRTFQSMRIRKKNRTVYLDNLKDSLEKRMDEADME
- a CDS encoding DUF4134 domain-containing protein, whose amino-acid sequence is MKGRKKIGFMAVMLLMLLFVVSEAQAQDGLAGINEANRQVRSYFLAGTNLMYGVGALLGLIGAVKVYQKWNAGDPDTGKVAAAWFGSCVFLVVVATVISSFFGI
- a CDS encoding LytR/AlgR family response regulator transcription factor, which encodes MVNSIASPNNKFSPGFFSILYASIISAHLIISIGEERNLLELILSKDYFFSLALIGTAAFVVVVYVAWIDSNLNRFYDWREKFLERIFYQIVLALVLPAFLVYVLTAFVHYLLETGIRESGFLVIKFPVSFLLLFIINLVLVIAYLVNKLLADDGQEHIKPFIWVHKSGRNIPISHEEIAYIFHKGQYNYLRTFSGQDFMISHTLDEMQHKLPGTEFFRANRQVIINISACSHYETIEFGKLRLEIKPDFDSAVIVSQKRARDFKKWAGKP
- a CDS encoding single-stranded DNA-binding protein gives rise to the protein MVITGRLTADAETAELKDGRKVVNFRMAINDRYRTKSGETMELTSFVSCSYWISAGVAKILKKGALVELFGRLDADAYIDREGNPVGRLNFHVNNIKLLAGSRKQDPLGDRPLERISEDSTGISLEEAKDDLPF
- a CDS encoding restriction endonuclease, with translation MKMYLSDSNEKLIRKFIEQNFQELNVENIRVKLIDWQNNSDRIFEEIGKLKAIIEKKQFSKINSSKFGKYLASELAETEYRIFEKKIASSKVRSEENIARVILDYLGDDYIQKKDLVKRYLNDKSYYYSSEKSMLKFLEEISNKIKLERLESKLKVKNPALGKTQIEDLDKMTGVEFERFLKTFFERRGFLVTTTKISNDQGCDLILTKLGEKTSVQAKRYMGTIGNDAIQQVVASVKYYKCDLALVITTSKYTKAAQKLAEANYVELWDREILAKKLKE